A single Flavobacterium sp. 1 DNA region contains:
- the pseI gene encoding pseudaminic acid synthase has translation MLIGTFEINKESKVFIIAELSANHNGSIDTAIETIRAAKRAGADCIKLQTYTADTITIDCDKEDFLIKGTIWEGKNLYKLYQEAYTPWEWHQEIFKVAEEEGLICFSSPFDKTAVDFLETLNVPAYKIASFEITDIPLIEYVASKGKPIILSTGIAEEADIELALDACRRMGNTDIALLKCTSSYPAPIEEANMCMVKDLAERYNVISGLSDHTMGATVPVVATCFGAKIIEKHFILDRSIGGPDASFSMNEKEFTAMVKAVREAESAIGKVDYTLTEKQAKGKDFSRSLYVVEDMKAGDVITEKNVRSIRPGFGLHPKYLNSILGKKIEKDIEKGERFLLDIIGQ, from the coding sequence ATGCTAATAGGTACTTTTGAAATAAACAAAGAAAGCAAGGTTTTTATCATTGCTGAGCTTTCAGCAAACCATAATGGTAGTATAGACACTGCGATAGAAACTATTCGCGCGGCAAAACGTGCAGGGGCAGATTGCATTAAACTGCAAACATATACAGCCGATACTATAACAATTGATTGTGATAAAGAAGATTTCTTGATAAAAGGAACCATTTGGGAAGGTAAAAATCTTTATAAATTATACCAAGAAGCCTATACGCCTTGGGAATGGCATCAAGAAATATTTAAAGTGGCAGAAGAAGAAGGATTGATTTGTTTCTCTTCTCCATTTGATAAAACAGCGGTTGATTTCTTGGAAACTCTAAATGTCCCGGCTTATAAGATAGCTTCTTTTGAGATTACGGATATTCCTTTAATTGAGTATGTGGCTTCTAAAGGGAAGCCAATCATTTTATCTACAGGCATTGCAGAGGAAGCAGATATTGAATTGGCTTTAGACGCTTGCAGAAGAATGGGTAATACTGATATTGCCTTGTTAAAATGTACTTCTAGTTATCCTGCGCCGATAGAAGAAGCCAATATGTGTATGGTTAAAGATTTGGCCGAACGTTATAATGTTATCAGCGGTCTTTCGGATCACACTATGGGAGCAACTGTTCCTGTAGTTGCGACTTGTTTTGGAGCTAAAATCATCGAGAAGCATTTCATTTTGGATCGCTCCATAGGTGGGCCAGATGCTTCTTTCTCCATGAATGAGAAAGAATTTACGGCGATGGTTAAAGCGGTTCGTGAAGCGGAAAGTGCTATTGGTAAAGTTGATTATACCCTTACCGAGAAACAAGCCAAAGGGAAGGATTTTTCTCGTTCTCTTTATGTAGTTGAAGATATGAAAGCAGGTGATGTGATTACTGAGAAAAATGTACGTTCTATTAGACCGGGGTTTGGGTTGCATCCGAAGTATTTAAACAGTATTTTGGGAAAAAAGATTGAAAAAGATATAGAAAAAGGGGAAAGATTTTTATTAGATATAATTGGGCAGTAG